A region of Vibrio chagasii DNA encodes the following proteins:
- a CDS encoding porin family protein has product MKKTLLALALLGASSTAMADSWLYGGVMGGQNSFAGEDENAVGIHVGTGILPLIGVEAGYWDLGSFDNVSYGNRAAQNVDVSTAYLAIKPSIDFGPLHVYAKGGLHSYEVKGDSFKQDDVDIMYAVGAEYFIFGPLSVGASYQNFKMKDDDAGVFSLNATIHLL; this is encoded by the coding sequence ATGAAAAAAACGTTATTGGCACTAGCACTGCTAGGTGCATCTTCAACAGCAATGGCTGATTCTTGGTTGTACGGCGGTGTAATGGGTGGTCAAAACTCATTCGCAGGCGAAGATGAAAACGCAGTGGGCATCCACGTAGGTACAGGTATCCTGCCACTTATCGGTGTTGAAGCGGGTTACTGGGATCTAGGTTCTTTCGACAACGTTAGCTACGGCAACCGTGCTGCACAAAACGTTGACGTAAGCACAGCTTACCTAGCAATCAAACCAAGCATCGACTTCGGTCCTCTTCACGTATACGCGAAGGGTGGTCTTCACTCTTACGAAGTGAAAGGCGATAGCTTCAAGCAAGACGACGTTGATATCATGTACGCTGTAGGCGCTGAATACTTCATCTTTGGTCCACTATCTGTAGGCGCTAGCTACCAAAACTTCAAAATGAAAGATGACGACGCAGGCGTTTTCTCTCTGAACGCAACTATCCACCTACTGTAA
- the hrpA gene encoding ATP-dependent RNA helicase HrpA, giving the protein MMRDRFRLSKRISGASRIKNEKSKHAVFDEIALDIAQSMMTATQRAAQKPTIEYPEILPVSQKRDDIAKAIEENQVVIVAGETGSGKTTQLPKICSELGRGRFGLIGHTQPRRLAARSVANRIAEEMETQLGEFVGYKVRFNDQISDNTQIKLMTDGILLAEIQHDRFLNQYDTIIIDEAHERSLNIDFIMGYLKELLPKRPDLKVIITSATIDPERFSKHFDNAPIIEVSGRTYPVDTRYRPLGGDDSDSDRDQMEGIFEAVDELCDEGLGDILIFMNGEREIRDTADALSKRNLRDTEIVPLYARLSAGEQNRIFQSHTGRRIVLATNVAETSLTVPGIKYVIDPGTARISRYSYRTKVQRLPIEPISQASANQRKGRCGRVAEGICIRLYSEEDFESRPEFTDPEILRTNLASVILQMTALGLGDIQAFPFVEAPDKRNIQDGVRLLEELGAIASGKPSNKNKNQGDDTKKLTAIGRKLSKLPIDPRLARMVIEAPNNRCLHEVMVIASALSIQDPRERPSDKQQSSDDKHKRFFDKDSDFITFVNLWDYIKKQQKALSSNQFRKQCKQDYLNYLRIREWQDVYFQIHQAMRELDTKLNDEPGSYDGIHISLLSGLLSHIGMKDQEKNEYQGARNARFHIFPASGLFKKQPKWIMSAELVETSKLWGRVIAKIQPEWIEPLAKHLIKRSYSEPHWSKKQAAVMAHEKVMLYGIPIVPKRLVNYGAIDPTISRELFVRSALVEGEWETKHAFFKQNRKLLQEVEELEHKSRRRDILIDDDELFEFYDQRVGEEVVSGRHFDTWWKKTSKETPELLNFEKSMLFRGDASHVTDLDYPNFWHQNGLKLKLSYQFEPGDDNDGVTVHIPLPILNQIDQNGFDWQIPGLRQELVVSLIKSLPKTLRRNFVPAPNYADAFLARVTPLEAPLLDSLEKELRRMTGVEVVRDDWKLDQIPEHLKVTFRAVDHRKRKLKEHKDLHELKERLKDKVQETLSKVADDDIEQQNLHTWSFGELPKVYQQKRGGYDVKAFPALVDTKDSVEIKLFETEQEQISAMKSGQRRLILLNVPSPIKYLHSNLPNKSKLGLYFNPYGKVLDLIDDCIACGIDKLIEEKGGLVWEPEQFEALKEHVRAELGDTVVEIAQQVETILTTAFSISKKLKGRVDLSMAFALSDIKAQVEGLIFKGFATECGWKRLPDILRYMKAIERRMEKLPIDPNKDRLHMIKVESVMNDYKELLNKIPKGIAVPENVKEVRWMIEELRVSFFAQQLGTPYPVSDKRVKNAIDAC; this is encoded by the coding sequence ATGATGCGCGACCGCTTCCGTCTAAGTAAGCGCATTTCTGGTGCAAGCCGTATTAAGAACGAAAAATCTAAGCATGCTGTTTTCGATGAAATCGCATTAGACATTGCCCAATCGATGATGACGGCAACCCAGCGTGCTGCGCAAAAACCAACCATTGAATACCCAGAGATTCTCCCTGTTAGCCAAAAGCGCGATGATATTGCGAAAGCCATTGAAGAAAACCAAGTGGTTATCGTGGCGGGTGAAACGGGTTCGGGTAAAACCACTCAGTTACCTAAGATTTGTTCTGAGCTTGGCCGCGGCCGATTTGGCCTAATTGGTCACACTCAGCCTCGACGTCTGGCTGCGCGTTCGGTTGCGAACCGTATTGCCGAAGAGATGGAAACCCAGCTGGGTGAATTTGTTGGTTATAAGGTTCGATTCAACGACCAGATTTCTGACAACACACAAATCAAACTGATGACCGACGGTATTCTACTGGCGGAGATTCAACACGACCGTTTCTTAAACCAGTACGACACCATCATTATCGATGAAGCGCACGAACGTAGCCTGAACATCGATTTCATCATGGGTTACCTGAAAGAGTTGCTACCAAAGCGCCCAGACCTAAAAGTGATCATCACGTCGGCAACCATCGACCCAGAGCGTTTCTCTAAGCACTTCGATAATGCACCAATCATCGAAGTATCGGGCCGTACTTACCCAGTTGATACACGCTACCGCCCATTAGGTGGTGACGACAGCGATTCTGATCGTGACCAAATGGAAGGTATCTTCGAAGCAGTTGATGAGCTGTGTGATGAAGGCTTAGGCGACATCCTGATCTTTATGAACGGTGAGCGTGAAATTCGTGATACTGCGGACGCACTAAGTAAGCGTAATCTACGTGATACTGAGATTGTACCTTTGTACGCGCGCCTTTCGGCGGGTGAACAGAACCGTATCTTCCAGTCACATACTGGCCGTCGCATTGTACTGGCAACCAACGTGGCAGAAACCTCGCTAACGGTTCCGGGCATCAAGTACGTAATCGATCCAGGTACTGCGCGTATCAGCCGTTACAGCTACCGCACCAAAGTACAACGTCTACCGATTGAGCCAATTTCTCAAGCGAGTGCGAACCAGCGTAAAGGTCGTTGTGGTCGTGTTGCTGAAGGTATCTGTATTCGTCTGTACTCTGAGGAAGATTTCGAGTCACGCCCAGAGTTTACCGATCCTGAGATTCTGCGTACCAACCTAGCGTCTGTAATCCTGCAGATGACGGCACTAGGGCTAGGTGACATTCAAGCATTCCCATTTGTTGAAGCGCCGGATAAGCGCAACATTCAAGATGGTGTAAGACTGCTTGAAGAGCTGGGTGCGATTGCTTCGGGTAAACCGAGCAATAAGAACAAGAATCAAGGCGACGATACTAAGAAGCTAACGGCAATTGGTCGTAAGCTGTCTAAGCTACCGATCGACCCGCGTTTAGCGCGCATGGTTATCGAAGCGCCAAACAACCGCTGTCTACACGAAGTGATGGTTATTGCGTCTGCACTTTCAATCCAAGACCCGCGTGAGCGTCCATCAGACAAACAGCAATCGTCTGACGACAAGCACAAGCGTTTCTTCGACAAAGACTCAGACTTCATCACCTTTGTGAACCTTTGGGACTACATCAAGAAACAGCAAAAAGCGCTGTCGAGCAACCAATTCCGCAAACAGTGTAAGCAAGATTACCTGAACTACCTGCGTATTCGTGAGTGGCAAGATGTGTACTTCCAAATTCACCAAGCAATGCGTGAACTGGATACCAAGCTCAACGACGAACCGGGCAGCTACGATGGTATTCACATCTCATTGCTATCAGGTTTGCTTTCTCATATCGGTATGAAAGACCAAGAGAAGAATGAATACCAAGGTGCACGTAACGCGCGCTTCCATATCTTCCCTGCGTCTGGCCTATTTAAGAAACAGCCTAAGTGGATCATGTCTGCTGAGCTGGTGGAAACCTCAAAACTTTGGGGCCGTGTGATTGCTAAAATTCAGCCTGAGTGGATTGAACCATTAGCGAAGCACCTAATTAAACGCAGCTACAGCGAACCACACTGGTCGAAGAAACAAGCGGCGGTAATGGCACACGAAAAAGTGATGCTTTACGGAATTCCAATTGTTCCTAAACGCCTAGTGAACTATGGCGCGATTGACCCAACGATTAGCCGTGAGTTATTCGTGCGTAGTGCACTGGTTGAGGGCGAGTGGGAAACCAAGCACGCGTTCTTCAAACAGAACCGCAAACTTCTACAAGAAGTGGAAGAGCTAGAGCACAAATCACGTCGTCGTGACATCTTGATCGATGATGATGAACTGTTTGAATTCTACGACCAGCGCGTAGGCGAAGAGGTGGTTTCAGGCCGTCACTTTGATACTTGGTGGAAGAAAACCAGCAAAGAGACTCCAGAGCTGCTTAACTTCGAGAAATCGATGCTGTTCCGCGGTGATGCAAGCCACGTTACCGATTTAGATTACCCGAACTTCTGGCACCAAAATGGCCTGAAGTTAAAACTGAGCTACCAGTTTGAGCCGGGCGATGACAACGATGGTGTAACGGTACACATTCCGCTGCCTATCTTGAACCAAATCGACCAGAACGGTTTTGATTGGCAGATCCCAGGCCTGCGTCAGGAATTGGTGGTTAGCTTAATCAAATCACTACCAAAGACGTTACGACGTAACTTTGTGCCTGCGCCAAATTACGCTGATGCGTTCTTGGCTCGTGTGACACCACTTGAAGCGCCGCTACTGGATTCTCTTGAGAAAGAGCTACGCCGCATGACGGGTGTAGAAGTGGTACGAGATGATTGGAAGTTAGACCAGATTCCAGAGCACTTAAAGGTAACATTCCGTGCGGTGGATCATCGCAAACGTAAGTTGAAAGAACACAAAGACTTACATGAACTGAAAGAGAGACTGAAAGACAAAGTTCAAGAAACGCTTTCTAAAGTTGCGGATGACGATATCGAGCAGCAAAACCTACATACGTGGAGCTTTGGTGAGTTACCAAAAGTCTACCAACAGAAGCGCGGTGGCTACGATGTAAAAGCCTTCCCAGCGTTGGTGGATACCAAAGACAGCGTAGAGATCAAACTGTTCGAAACGGAGCAAGAGCAGATCTCGGCAATGAAATCTGGTCAGCGTCGTTTGATCTTGTTGAACGTGCCGTCGCCAATCAAATACTTGCACTCGAACTTGCCGAACAAATCGAAACTTGGCTTGTACTTCAACCCATACGGCAAGGTTCTCGATCTTATCGATGACTGTATCGCTTGTGGTATTGATAAGCTGATCGAAGAGAAGGGCGGTTTGGTTTGGGAACCAGAACAGTTTGAAGCACTGAAAGAACACGTACGTGCAGAGTTGGGTGACACCGTGGTTGAGATTGCTCAGCAGGTAGAAACCATTCTTACTACCGCATTCAGCATCAGCAAGAAACTGAAAGGGCGTGTTGATCTTTCTATGGCATTTGCACTTTCTGACATAAAAGCTCAGGTAGAAGGTTTGATTTTTAAGGGTTTTGCCACAGAATGTGGATGGAAACGCTTGCCAGATATCCTACGCTATATGAAGGCAATCGAACGCCGCATGGAGAAGCTGCCAATTGACCCTAACAAAGATCGTTTGCATATGATCAAAGTTGAGTCAGTAATGAATGATTACAAAGAGCTGCTGAATAAAATTCCAAAAGGGATCGCGGTTCCAGAAAACGTAAAAGAGGTGCGTTGGATGATTGAAGAGCTTCGTGTAAGCTTCTTCGCACAGCAACTCGGTACGCCTTATCCAGTGTCAGATAAGCGTGTTAAAAACGCAATCGACGCTTGCTAA
- a CDS encoding FMN-dependent NADH-azoreductase, whose product MSRVLALKSSILGDYSQSTKLVEEFIKNVDQDKLTVRDLAANPLPVLDFSVATALRATEDLSQDQQSIVDLSNTLIEEIKAADTLVIAAPMYNFTIPTQLKNWIDLIARAGVTFTYTENGVKGLIEGKKAIVVTTRGGIHKDAATDSITPYLRTVLGFVGITDVEFVYAEALNMGEDAAAKGISEAQSKLAELV is encoded by the coding sequence ATGTCTCGTGTATTAGCCCTAAAATCAAGCATCCTAGGCGACTACTCTCAATCAACTAAACTGGTTGAAGAGTTCATCAAAAATGTAGACCAAGATAAACTGACGGTTCGCGATCTAGCTGCAAACCCATTACCAGTGTTGGACTTCTCGGTAGCGACTGCACTTCGCGCGACGGAAGACCTATCTCAAGACCAACAATCGATTGTTGATCTATCTAATACGCTGATCGAAGAAATTAAAGCGGCAGATACACTCGTAATTGCTGCACCTATGTACAACTTCACTATCCCGACTCAGCTTAAAAACTGGATTGATCTCATTGCTCGTGCTGGCGTGACATTCACATACACAGAGAACGGCGTGAAAGGTCTCATCGAAGGTAAGAAAGCGATTGTAGTGACGACTCGTGGCGGCATTCATAAAGACGCAGCAACTGACAGCATAACGCCTTACCTACGCACTGTACTTGGTTTTGTTGGCATCACGGATGTGGAATTTGTTTATGCAGAAGCACTAAACATGGGTGAAGACGCAGCAGCAAAAGGCATCTCAGAAGCACAAAGCAAACTTGCTGAGCTAGTGTAA
- a CDS encoding glycoside hydrolase family 3 C-terminal domain-containing protein — protein MTLYKDSSASYQTRAQDLLSQMTLAEKVGQLCQSPMLDYDDNKKEYLMKVEQGAYGSRILADTAWAGNAPGESVDPHQLNEIQKVAMEKSRLGIPIIFARDVIYGQKTVLPIPLAQACSWNLALVGEAYECIAAEAASLGINWTFAPMLDIVRDPRWGRVIESSGEDPYLTSQFAKSVVKGFQGDDPSQPNKLVACAKHFVGYGASEGGRDYDTTELSDNTLHNVHLPPFATAVKAGVATMMSGFNDLGGTPVTGSRPLIRNWLKGEHKFDGMVVSDWGSISDLEYFQVAKDPSAAALKALDAGVDMAMTHEAYEDTLEELVKNNPSLQENLDEAVYRVLLTKFRAGLFERPYIDPELHKSVLGLEDHKRKALVLAEESMVLLKNDGDLLPLKSQGLTISVIGPHAHSQRQHLGSWCLDGNADDVATIADGIQAAAPENTIITDSSAFSDDMMECAHRSDVVVLCVGESHRRTGEARNIAELVLPPGQEELIEAIGKIGKPLIVVQCTGRPVPSPKIEQYAQSLVYAWQSGTETGNAVGNLLFGHSNPSGKLTMTVPRSTGQIPMHYGRKPIGKMRAYQEYMPYKNEQDTPLYPFGFGLSYSQFEYRKLTAVTPEITENESLIVEVEVENTSAIAGQEVVQCYISRMVSSTTRPQRELKAFAKCLLEGHERKTVRLEIEADELKFYGSQQCFMYEEGEVDVYVGGSSLATDKVTVTLK, from the coding sequence ATGACTCTATACAAAGACAGCTCAGCAAGTTACCAAACTAGGGCGCAAGATTTACTGTCTCAGATGACGCTTGCCGAAAAAGTGGGTCAGCTTTGCCAATCGCCAATGCTGGATTATGACGACAACAAGAAAGAGTACTTGATGAAAGTAGAGCAGGGTGCGTATGGCTCACGCATCCTTGCTGACACGGCGTGGGCGGGTAATGCGCCGGGTGAATCGGTTGACCCGCACCAGCTGAATGAGATCCAAAAAGTGGCGATGGAAAAAAGCCGCCTTGGGATTCCAATCATATTCGCTCGTGATGTGATTTATGGCCAAAAGACAGTGTTGCCTATTCCGCTAGCTCAAGCCTGTTCTTGGAACCTAGCATTGGTTGGAGAAGCTTACGAGTGCATTGCGGCTGAAGCGGCCTCATTGGGCATCAACTGGACCTTTGCGCCTATGCTCGACATCGTTCGAGATCCTCGCTGGGGGCGAGTGATTGAGAGCTCTGGTGAAGACCCATACTTAACCAGTCAGTTTGCAAAATCGGTGGTGAAAGGTTTTCAAGGTGATGACCCTTCACAGCCAAATAAGCTGGTGGCGTGTGCCAAACACTTTGTAGGTTATGGCGCATCAGAAGGTGGTCGTGATTACGACACGACTGAGTTGAGTGATAACACCTTACATAATGTGCACCTGCCGCCTTTTGCTACAGCAGTAAAAGCTGGTGTTGCAACCATGATGTCTGGATTTAACGACCTTGGTGGTACACCGGTAACTGGCTCTCGTCCATTGATTCGAAACTGGCTCAAAGGCGAGCATAAGTTTGATGGCATGGTTGTCAGTGATTGGGGCTCTATTTCCGATCTGGAATACTTCCAAGTTGCGAAAGACCCATCGGCTGCGGCATTAAAGGCGTTGGATGCGGGGGTGGATATGGCGATGACGCACGAAGCCTACGAAGATACCCTTGAAGAGTTGGTGAAGAACAATCCAAGCTTGCAAGAAAATCTAGATGAAGCAGTCTACCGTGTGCTGTTAACTAAGTTCCGCGCTGGGTTGTTTGAACGACCATATATCGACCCTGAACTGCATAAGAGTGTGCTGGGTCTAGAAGATCATAAGCGCAAAGCGTTAGTTCTTGCTGAAGAAAGTATGGTACTGCTTAAAAACGACGGTGATTTGCTACCTTTGAAATCGCAAGGCTTAACCATTTCTGTGATTGGCCCTCATGCTCATTCACAGAGGCAGCACCTTGGTTCTTGGTGTTTAGATGGCAATGCGGACGACGTTGCAACGATTGCCGATGGCATCCAAGCCGCAGCGCCAGAGAACACCATAATTACTGATTCAAGCGCGTTTAGTGATGACATGATGGAGTGTGCGCATCGCAGTGATGTCGTCGTACTGTGTGTCGGTGAAAGCCATCGCCGAACGGGAGAAGCACGTAATATCGCCGAGCTTGTGCTACCACCGGGTCAAGAAGAGTTGATTGAGGCTATCGGAAAAATAGGCAAACCTCTGATTGTGGTTCAGTGTACAGGTAGGCCCGTACCATCACCTAAGATTGAGCAATACGCCCAGTCACTGGTTTATGCATGGCAAAGTGGCACAGAGACAGGCAATGCGGTCGGTAACTTACTGTTTGGTCATAGTAATCCGAGTGGCAAACTCACCATGACAGTACCAAGAAGTACAGGGCAAATCCCGATGCATTACGGCCGCAAACCGATAGGTAAAATGCGAGCGTATCAAGAGTACATGCCATATAAAAATGAGCAAGATACACCACTTTACCCATTCGGTTTCGGCTTAAGCTACTCGCAGTTTGAGTATAGGAAATTGACGGCGGTGACGCCTGAAATTACAGAGAACGAGAGCCTAATTGTTGAGGTTGAAGTTGAAAACACCTCTGCGATTGCTGGGCAAGAAGTCGTTCAGTGCTATATCTCACGTATGGTTTCTTCTACAACGCGTCCTCAGAGAGAGCTGAAAGCCTTTGCTAAGTGCCTTTTAGAAGGACATGAGCGCAAAACCGTGAGACTTGAGATTGAGGCAGATGAGCTAAAATTCTACGGTAGCCAACAATGCTTTATGTACGAAGAGGGTGAAGTGGATGTGTATGTCGGTGGAAGTAGCCTAGCGACAGATAAGGTTACTGTGACTCTGAAATAA
- a CDS encoding carbohydrate ABC transporter permease, whose translation MNADKKKNLLIYGTLLVATLIVLYPFFYMVINSFKTGPEIMHSPNSLPKEWSFAGYIKVFDSVNLGRVFFNTIFISVTVTVLNTLFSSMVAYSIVKTNLPGREFWLKVILGSMMIPAILFTIPTYMMMYEWNWINTYRVLIIPGAISAYNIFLMVQFMKQIDNAYLEAARIDGASEMRIFFKIILPMMRPALATVGILTFMGAWNDFMGPLLYVRDDSLMTLQLALYNFKTEVPGTNLEQLWAMTTMIAVPVVIVFFCLQKNFIKAFTGVGVK comes from the coding sequence ATGAATGCTGATAAGAAAAAGAACCTACTGATTTACGGCACACTTCTGGTTGCCACCCTTATTGTGTTGTATCCGTTCTTCTACATGGTGATCAACTCATTTAAGACCGGTCCTGAGATCATGCACAGCCCGAACAGTTTACCTAAAGAGTGGTCGTTTGCTGGTTACATCAAGGTGTTTGATTCAGTGAACTTGGGAAGAGTGTTCTTCAACACCATCTTTATCTCAGTCACTGTCACGGTACTGAACACACTGTTCTCATCGATGGTCGCGTATTCGATTGTAAAAACCAACTTACCTGGTCGCGAGTTTTGGCTGAAAGTGATTCTTGGTTCGATGATGATTCCGGCGATTTTGTTCACTATCCCAACTTACATGATGATGTATGAGTGGAACTGGATTAACACCTATCGCGTGTTGATCATTCCGGGGGCAATCAGTGCATACAACATCTTCTTGATGGTGCAGTTCATGAAGCAGATAGACAACGCCTACTTGGAAGCGGCGCGAATTGATGGCGCGAGCGAGATGCGTATCTTCTTCAAAATCATTCTGCCTATGATGCGACCAGCTCTAGCAACGGTCGGCATTCTGACCTTCATGGGAGCATGGAATGACTTTATGGGGCCACTACTTTACGTACGAGATGATTCTTTGATGACGCTGCAGCTTGCGTTGTACAACTTTAAAACTGAAGTTCCGGGAACCAACCTAGAGCAACTATGGGCGATGACCACCATGATTGCGGTTCCTGTTGTGATTGTCTTTTTCTGCCTACAGAAGAACTTCATCAAGGCATTTACTGGCGTAGGGGTTAAGTAA
- a CDS encoding sugar ABC transporter permease — MKKDNLITGYLFLAPWIVYFAFFLIYPFFLSFESSFLSVNILMPENTKFIGLTNWITVVTDFLFWKSLFNVVFNQVIFVSLSFVIGLGLALLLNEIKFLSSMFRTIMFIPVVTSITVAMIIFDFVSGPSGPIQNTMVGANLLSEPVFWKFEEWLPMPVIAVFSAWKWFGVQMIIFLGGIASIDKSLFEAADIDGASWWRKTKKITLPMIMPQIVFVMTMNIINGLQMFIEVFMNFDLNGGPYQSALTPVLYLYQTGFEQMKMGEASTIGLMLACVIYLLTMMQLKITSKED; from the coding sequence ATGAAAAAAGATAACCTCATAACCGGCTACCTGTTCCTTGCACCATGGATTGTGTACTTCGCGTTTTTTTTGATTTACCCGTTCTTCTTGTCGTTTGAGAGCAGCTTTCTAAGCGTAAATATCTTGATGCCAGAGAACACCAAGTTCATCGGTTTAACCAACTGGATTACCGTGGTAACGGACTTCTTGTTCTGGAAGTCGCTGTTCAATGTGGTGTTTAACCAAGTCATTTTTGTATCGTTGAGCTTCGTTATTGGACTGGGTTTGGCCTTGCTTCTCAATGAGATTAAGTTCTTATCGAGCATGTTCCGCACCATCATGTTCATTCCAGTGGTGACCTCGATTACCGTAGCGATGATCATTTTCGACTTCGTGTCAGGCCCTTCAGGTCCCATTCAAAATACCATGGTGGGCGCGAATCTTCTTTCAGAGCCAGTGTTCTGGAAGTTTGAAGAGTGGCTACCAATGCCTGTGATTGCGGTGTTCAGTGCATGGAAGTGGTTTGGCGTTCAAATGATCATCTTCCTTGGTGGTATCGCCAGCATCGATAAGTCTCTGTTCGAAGCTGCTGACATTGATGGTGCATCGTGGTGGCGTAAGACCAAGAAAATTACTCTGCCGATGATCATGCCGCAGATCGTGTTCGTGATGACAATGAACATCATTAATGGCCTGCAGATGTTTATCGAAGTGTTCATGAACTTCGACTTAAACGGTGGCCCTTACCAATCGGCGCTGACCCCTGTGCTCTATCTATACCAAACCGGTTTTGAGCAGATGAAGATGGGTGAAGCTTCAACCATTGGCTTAATGCTCGCTTGCGTAATTTACCTGCTGACGATGATGCAGTTAAAAATCACCAGTAAGGAAGACTAA
- a CDS encoding extracellular solute-binding protein — MKKWLIGCVLALSSQVSLADNTRIEVMTPVGNYMDFVRSELVPEFKKRYPNVDVVVSNDENLETRMAAGDVPNLYAGVFGYQPAKYAKMGKLAYLEQFEGFNAMEDRIDPVFMQKNYGRSYYIPWNATTTLMLYNKELFIEAGLDPENPPQTWDEFLHAAEKISQLPPRADGSPVYGTVFWNEALSWGSWYWSMLAQMYYNFNDGQYGLLNRFGTNPNFDREEASLALFFETMAKAQQYAPLTMEKNFFSRTIGMWPQFGFGWKANLTEAAGKPMVVGEDVGLAPIPTLNKGDTSYSTLDGRALMIFKNSVEKEQLSWAFLELMMEDEFNHKANMALGQLPTLISLKDRPYYNTPEAKPFVEQLPNAKLNEPFALSSDMAGVILEQYSKAVVKQDVSAEEAVEAAAKQAEKLINE; from the coding sequence ATGAAAAAGTGGTTGATTGGATGTGTGCTTGCGCTGAGTTCGCAAGTGTCACTCGCAGATAATACCCGTATCGAAGTCATGACCCCAGTGGGTAACTACATGGACTTTGTCCGTTCTGAGTTAGTTCCTGAGTTCAAAAAAAGGTATCCCAACGTAGATGTAGTCGTATCAAACGATGAAAACTTAGAGACCCGTATGGCAGCAGGTGATGTGCCAAACCTATATGCAGGTGTGTTTGGTTACCAACCCGCGAAATACGCGAAGATGGGTAAGCTCGCTTACTTAGAGCAGTTCGAAGGATTCAATGCGATGGAGGACAGGATCGATCCTGTATTCATGCAGAAAAATTACGGTCGAAGCTATTACATCCCTTGGAATGCAACAACGACGCTGATGCTCTACAACAAAGAGCTGTTCATTGAAGCGGGTTTAGACCCAGAGAACCCACCTCAAACCTGGGACGAATTTTTACACGCGGCAGAAAAGATCAGCCAACTGCCTCCAAGAGCAGATGGCAGCCCAGTGTACGGCACCGTATTCTGGAACGAAGCACTGTCTTGGGGTAGCTGGTACTGGAGCATGCTGGCTCAGATGTACTACAACTTCAACGACGGCCAATACGGCTTGCTTAATCGTTTCGGTACCAACCCTAACTTCGATAGAGAAGAAGCGAGCCTAGCGCTGTTTTTTGAAACGATGGCGAAGGCGCAGCAGTATGCGCCACTGACCATGGAGAAGAACTTCTTCTCACGCACCATTGGTATGTGGCCACAGTTTGGCTTTGGCTGGAAAGCAAACCTAACGGAAGCAGCAGGCAAGCCGATGGTGGTGGGAGAAGATGTTGGATTAGCACCGATTCCGACGCTGAACAAAGGCGATACCTCATATTCTACACTGGATGGCCGTGCGCTGATGATCTTCAAAAACAGTGTCGAGAAAGAGCAGCTGTCCTGGGCGTTCTTAGAGCTGATGATGGAAGACGAGTTCAACCACAAGGCCAACATGGCGCTGGGTCAACTGCCAACACTGATCTCGCTAAAAGACCGACCTTACTACAACACGCCAGAAGCTAAGCCATTTGTTGAACAACTACCAAATGCAAAATTGAATGAACCTTTTGCACTGTCATCAGACATGGCTGGCGTCATTCTTGAGCAGTATTCCAAAGCGGTGGTTAAGCAAGATGTTTCTGCTGAAGAAGCGGTGGAAGCAGCGGCGAAGCAAGCTGAAAAACTCATTAACGAATAG